Sequence from the Halobaculum rubrum genome:
CTGAGCCGCCGTGGCCGCCCGCGGCGACGCCCCCGCACCCTCGCTCCCTCACACCACCCGGTTTCGCATCCCCTCCGGGTCGCCCTCGGCGAGGCGTCGGTGATTCTCCACGATGATCTCGGTCCACCGCTCGGCCTTGTGCGGGGTGCTCCCGGCCATGTGCGGCGTCACGACGACGTTCGAGAGGTCCCACAGCCGTGAGTCGGCCGGCAGCGGCTCCTCCTCGAACACGTCGAGGGCGGCGCCGCGGATCAGGTGCGAGCGTAGCGCCCCGACGAGCGCCTCCTGATTGCAGACCTCGCCGCGGGCGACGTTGACGAGCACGCCCTCGTCGCCGAGGAGGCGCAGCTCGTCGCCGCCGATCAGCCCCTCGGTCTCGTCGGTGAGCGGACACGCGAGCACGAGGTAGTCGGCGGCCAGACACATCTCGTGGAGGGCGTCGGGCGACCGCGGTTCGTCGACCACGTCGGGCATCGAGTCGAGGTCGCGCTTCACGCCCCACACGTCCATCCCGAACGCGCTCGCGAGTTCGGCCACACGGGTACCGATGGCGCCGACGCCGACGATCCCGATGGTCCTGCCGCGCAACTCGCCGCCCTCGCGGCGCTCCCAGCGCGAGTCGGCCTGCTGGCGCGCGAGCGCGTGGAGGCCGCGCTCGAAGCTCAGCAGGTAGCCGAGCACCTGTTCGCCGATCGGTTCGGCGTGGACGCCCGCGGAGTTCGTGAGCGCGATCCCGCTGTCGGCGAGTTCGTCGACCGGGAGGTAGTCGACGCCCGAAGAGAGCGCCT
This genomic interval carries:
- a CDS encoding D-2-hydroxyacid dehydrogenase — protein: MTDESIDSPTLLLAHTVGPDRGADLRDRLVDAGIPADRVVAAATPAETDEHAADADGVVVGRLPENLLDRADSLRWVQALSSGVDYLPVDELADSGIALTNSAGVHAEPIGEQVLGYLLSFERGLHALARQQADSRWERREGGELRGRTIGIVGVGAIGTRVAELASAFGMDVWGVKRDLDSMPDVVDEPRSPDALHEMCLAADYLVLACPLTDETEGLIGGDELRLLGDEGVLVNVARGEVCNQEALVGALRSHLIRGAALDVFEEEPLPADSRLWDLSNVVVTPHMAGSTPHKAERWTEIIVENHRRLAEGDPEGMRNRVV